A genomic region of Natrarchaeobaculum sulfurireducens contains the following coding sequences:
- a CDS encoding DEAD/DEAH box helicase, which produces MYDDHNTDYSQTSLGNDSGNKNDEEGVDTGKDVLQLTGRELKNTYPENRYFGQVHKNFEIPAREEQTVPAEDVLPPKIAQNLEFDPWSHQGEALRVLERGRNVCVATSTSSGKTLVYGLHIARQYIKNPDTRSLIVYPTKALSRDQEQELNEFLRNTLGLDISVGVYDGDTKSEEKSRIREECNVVITNFVGLNQYLEGHHLWADFHSNCSLVVIDEAHMWTGLGGMHVAWILRRAQRIIDYYGGDPQYVLTTATIGNPAEHALALTGEPATVVDEDGSPRGIRHLVFWDPPMSGDDGLTDDIDSPALAKRPATVEAPEVWAHMCQKNVQSLLFCDSRKLTELSVNRAKRFLSNPKNNYQKGSDLAAYHAGHGKKSRRATEYQLKEGHLDGVSTTSALEVGINIGGVDGTVLMGYPGSRQSFWQRIGRSGRGTRDALSVFVPSHSTLDQYILQHPEYVLEEDHESAVVDLDNNPVYLQQLNCAAQELPLTWDDADAFGGEERLKRAVEYGRRKGDLEGSLDGGVMYNHRDRPQDLISLYSSGGNTFDVRLVGDNTIDHQSIGRDRAYRDYHEGATVLHQGEQYQVVELREDIPQPYISLEKANVNYYTQSQGQVNIYDTVIEDSREVGPFTLNWGYGTVSVHYSTYLKREIGSGEVLELGNDTGVPPLEMRTQLCWAETPNDIERAMLNKHSEYHNPECINLPPRLHGYLGGIHAVEHAMIAVSPLELKVDGGDIGGLATNRLPGNPEKSGWFIYDGIEGGLGFSRSIYEHFEDVAQRAHDLIADCSCGRDEGCPACTMDDRCGNDNRPLYSPAAADVLKHLLGDQEEDDLDEHLPKTDSEVIPADEQRPPASIS; this is translated from the coding sequence ATGTACGACGACCACAACACCGATTACAGTCAGACAAGCCTCGGGAACGATTCGGGGAACAAAAACGACGAAGAAGGCGTTGACACAGGGAAAGACGTCCTCCAACTTACTGGCAGGGAACTCAAGAATACCTACCCAGAGAACCGATACTTTGGACAGGTCCACAAGAACTTCGAGATTCCCGCTCGAGAGGAACAGACCGTTCCTGCAGAAGATGTACTTCCTCCTAAGATCGCTCAAAATCTCGAATTTGACCCGTGGAGTCACCAGGGAGAAGCGCTCCGCGTGCTTGAACGTGGGAGAAACGTCTGTGTGGCAACCAGTACGTCCTCCGGGAAGACACTCGTGTACGGCCTCCACATCGCCCGCCAATACATTAAGAACCCAGATACACGGTCTCTCATCGTCTATCCGACGAAGGCGCTCAGCCGTGACCAGGAGCAAGAGCTCAACGAGTTCCTGCGTAACACGCTTGGACTGGACATCAGTGTAGGCGTTTATGATGGCGACACAAAGAGCGAGGAGAAGTCTCGTATCCGCGAGGAGTGCAATGTCGTGATCACGAACTTTGTTGGATTAAATCAGTACTTAGAAGGACATCACCTCTGGGCTGATTTTCACTCGAATTGCTCGCTAGTTGTTATCGATGAAGCCCACATGTGGACTGGCCTCGGCGGTATGCACGTCGCTTGGATACTTCGACGCGCCCAACGAATCATCGACTACTATGGCGGCGACCCACAGTACGTCTTAACAACAGCAACGATCGGTAATCCTGCCGAACATGCTCTCGCACTCACGGGTGAGCCTGCGACGGTCGTCGACGAAGATGGCTCTCCAAGAGGAATCCGCCACCTCGTCTTTTGGGATCCCCCGATGAGCGGCGATGACGGCCTTACTGACGATATCGACTCACCGGCGCTGGCTAAGCGTCCAGCAACGGTTGAGGCCCCAGAAGTATGGGCGCATATGTGCCAGAAGAATGTCCAATCGCTCCTATTCTGTGACTCGAGAAAACTTACTGAATTGTCCGTCAATCGCGCCAAAAGGTTCCTCAGCAATCCGAAGAACAACTATCAGAAGGGGTCCGATCTTGCCGCCTACCACGCTGGACACGGCAAAAAGTCACGAAGAGCGACTGAGTACCAGCTCAAAGAGGGCCACCTCGATGGCGTCTCGACGACAAGCGCCCTCGAGGTTGGTATCAATATCGGCGGTGTTGATGGAACCGTTCTTATGGGCTATCCGGGATCACGACAGTCGTTCTGGCAACGGATAGGCCGATCAGGCCGGGGAACTCGAGACGCACTCTCGGTGTTCGTTCCGAGCCATTCCACTCTCGACCAGTACATCCTACAACACCCAGAGTACGTCCTCGAAGAGGACCACGAGAGCGCCGTCGTCGACTTGGACAACAACCCAGTGTATCTCCAGCAACTCAACTGTGCTGCGCAGGAACTCCCGCTTACATGGGATGATGCGGACGCTTTTGGAGGAGAGGAACGGTTGAAACGTGCTGTTGAGTACGGCCGACGGAAGGGTGATCTCGAAGGATCACTCGATGGCGGAGTGATGTACAATCATCGCGATCGCCCCCAGGACTTGATCAGCCTGTATTCTTCCGGCGGAAACACCTTCGATGTCCGGCTGGTCGGCGATAATACGATCGATCATCAGTCAATAGGTCGCGATAGAGCATACAGAGACTACCATGAGGGGGCAACTGTCTTGCACCAGGGTGAGCAGTATCAGGTCGTTGAACTCAGAGAAGACATTCCTCAGCCATACATCTCTCTTGAAAAAGCAAACGTGAATTACTACACTCAGTCACAGGGGCAAGTCAACATCTATGACACAGTTATCGAAGACTCGCGCGAGGTTGGGCCATTCACGCTCAATTGGGGGTATGGAACGGTATCGGTCCACTATAGCACGTACCTCAAGCGTGAAATCGGAAGTGGAGAAGTACTTGAGTTAGGCAATGATACTGGTGTCCCCCCGTTAGAGATGCGAACCCAGCTATGTTGGGCCGAGACCCCCAACGACATCGAACGGGCGATGCTCAACAAGCACTCGGAGTACCACAACCCGGAGTGCATCAACCTCCCACCACGGCTTCATGGGTACCTCGGTGGAATTCACGCTGTCGAGCACGCCATGATCGCTGTCTCTCCACTTGAGTTGAAAGTCGATGGCGGAGATATCGGCGGGCTTGCGACGAATCGGCTTCCTGGTAATCCCGAGAAAAGTGGATGGTTCATCTACGACGGGATCGAGGGCGGTCTCGGGTTCTCGCGGTCGATTTACGAACACTTCGAAGACGTTGCCCAACGTGCCCACGACCTCATCGCCGACTGCTCATGCGGTCGTGATGAAGGGTGTCCGGCCTGTACGATGGACGACCGCTGCGGGAACGACAACCGCCCGCTGTACTCTCCTGCAGCTGCGGACGTCCTCAAACATCTGCTCGGCGATCAAGAGGAGGATGACCTCGATGAGCACCTACCAAAGACGGATAGTGAAGTGATTCCTGCCGATGAACAGCGACCACCAGCCTCGATTTCATAA
- a CDS encoding ribonuclease H-like domain-containing protein encodes MTGDSGVRLLALRCDALAEATTTAISDLVGYFEADLIYIVEEKLDMRIVSTIERTASCPVVYTRRSAVHTEKIEGTTVSIIRSLDYIGGASTASGQSIPNDADYVICDEIQTNTDSVTMDASLEGLEHLARYQHHAAQDTTYLTGTMEASYDFVWYANVDGESVRLSVRGLAPNRRQGEPELACFSLGPDGHIAVSTTPANKFGLRALSGVGGETAQNLAQNGYKTRDDVIAATERELQKIRGIGESKAQSIRQSAHALSKGCVIRLTNEAVPAAEYTPLFIDIETDSLNPSIIWLIGVYNPESDEYVDFIDKEPSRDNPGKATREFIAWLASEHDRPSLIAWNGHDFDFKYLSRFIRGHAPEYTDYWTDSVFEYDLLDWAVRKGNAILPGRTNQIEDVAEALGHGRDASAASVDGGSLAKTVQRLLASPERARDVDWESARAYCEADVRELAAVYESIAEAAPGHKRASILADENTTQTGLMDF; translated from the coding sequence ATGACAGGTGATTCCGGCGTACGCTTGCTCGCCCTTCGATGCGACGCGTTAGCCGAAGCAACAACGACCGCTATCAGCGATCTCGTCGGCTACTTCGAGGCTGATCTCATCTATATCGTCGAGGAAAAGCTGGATATGCGAATTGTAAGCACGATCGAACGTACCGCCTCGTGCCCAGTAGTATACACCCGGCGGAGTGCAGTCCACACCGAGAAAATTGAGGGTACTACCGTATCTATCATCAGATCTCTCGATTACATAGGCGGAGCCTCTACCGCTAGTGGTCAGAGTATCCCGAACGACGCGGACTACGTCATCTGTGATGAGATCCAGACGAACACTGACTCGGTCACAATGGATGCCTCGCTCGAGGGTCTCGAACATCTTGCTCGCTACCAGCACCACGCTGCTCAAGATACGACGTACCTCACAGGGACGATGGAAGCCAGTTACGATTTCGTATGGTATGCCAATGTCGACGGTGAGAGCGTTCGCCTCTCCGTTCGTGGACTCGCTCCAAATCGTCGTCAAGGAGAACCGGAACTCGCATGTTTTTCGCTCGGTCCAGATGGCCACATTGCAGTCTCGACAACACCAGCGAATAAATTCGGGCTTCGTGCGTTGTCCGGCGTAGGTGGGGAAACCGCCCAGAATTTAGCTCAGAACGGCTATAAGACGCGCGATGATGTCATAGCTGCAACTGAACGAGAACTTCAAAAGATTCGGGGAATCGGAGAATCAAAAGCTCAGAGCATCCGCCAGAGTGCCCACGCGCTTTCCAAAGGATGTGTCATCCGACTCACGAACGAAGCTGTCCCTGCAGCAGAGTACACTCCGCTGTTCATCGATATCGAGACGGATAGCCTTAATCCAAGTATCATCTGGCTCATCGGCGTCTACAATCCTGAGTCAGATGAATATGTAGACTTTATCGATAAAGAGCCGTCACGAGACAATCCTGGAAAAGCCACCCGAGAGTTTATCGCATGGCTTGCCAGTGAGCACGATCGTCCTTCACTTATTGCATGGAACGGCCACGATTTTGACTTCAAATACCTCAGCCGATTCATCAGGGGACACGCACCGGAGTATACGGACTATTGGACAGATTCTGTGTTTGAGTACGACCTACTGGACTGGGCCGTACGAAAAGGCAACGCCATTCTTCCTGGTCGAACAAACCAGATCGAAGATGTCGCTGAAGCACTTGGACATGGCCGTGATGCGTCAGCAGCAAGCGTCGACGGAGGATCGCTGGCCAAGACCGTTCAGCGCCTTCTCGCGTCACCAGAACGTGCACGTGACGTAGATTGGGAGTCGGCTCGAGCATATTGCGAAGCTGACGTCCGCGAGTTGGCTGCAGTTTACGAATCCATTGCTGAGGCAGCACCCGGTCACAAACGTGCCAGCATCCTAGCCGATGAAAACACCACACAGACCGGACTCATGGACTTCTAA
- a CDS encoding DEAD/DEAH box helicase, whose product MSIEDTIEWLKDRPYYEGQIIHQERTPGTSAETAPINLDDRLARALSRRNINEPFQHQADAIETIRDGGHVVLATPTASGKSLAYTVPALERALDHHGKTLYIAPMNALINDQKDTISNIAEDLNNDRSINIATYTGLLTDSEKREVWAQQPDILLTTPDMIHKSFLPYSKSPKHWKWLFQQLETIVIDEVHEFRGIFGSHVSLVFRRLSRLAEYYDSTPQYICCSATIGNPIEHAASVTGQPSSQFTLIDDDASATGPRHWIFWNPPIRENEEHDPKISTADGLPSTTDRDPKTGQSPTVPVEVPHHNEIIGGERRSHHPETVQLFCDLVQRGYQTLVFTRARQGTEQYANWCDSKLRKRGEHELADQITAYHSALPDKRRTTIEAGLRDGSIRGVWSTNALELGIDIGSLDVVLLDGHPGTNMSTFQRAGRAGRGESPSLVALVASPNPLDQYCMANPDRLFDGDPEQAAVNPSNTQILDDHVCCAAQELFLGTNDESYFGDEYPTTVASLDEENQLERFSSRTGPRWKYIGEDSPQHTMDIRSIDDRQIDLYDRLRDKTLTSLPFGDALRDAHPGAIYHHQKETYRVTEADFDADRVLLKSVNTMGYTRPLTEKQIMVKEELKASKLASHKTISVGFADITVAEKVTGYMLYDHPSDEDGVERDFDEPLPERTIHTRGLYFTIPSQIEEDIKAVSEKEDGFLASIHALEHALISLFPLEILCARRDVGGLSTEYHPHTGQSTIFVHDGHPGGVGLSQEAFGKLETMLKRTLEMLRSCPCEDGCPSCVHSPQCGNANRTLNKQLAVRLVEQLLEVPVRH is encoded by the coding sequence ATGTCTATAGAGGATACAATCGAGTGGCTGAAAGATCGGCCCTACTACGAAGGCCAAATTATCCACCAAGAACGAACGCCAGGGACATCCGCTGAAACCGCGCCGATTAATCTCGACGATCGGTTAGCACGTGCGCTCTCTCGACGCAATATCAATGAACCTTTCCAACACCAAGCGGATGCAATCGAAACCATTCGAGATGGGGGGCATGTCGTACTCGCTACTCCAACAGCCAGTGGAAAAAGTCTCGCCTACACGGTTCCAGCTCTTGAACGCGCTCTGGATCATCATGGGAAAACGCTCTATATTGCTCCAATGAATGCTCTGATCAATGATCAAAAGGACACAATTTCCAATATAGCTGAAGACCTTAATAATGATAGGAGCATCAACATAGCCACGTATACAGGTCTATTAACAGATTCGGAGAAGCGCGAAGTTTGGGCCCAGCAGCCAGATATTCTCTTGACTACTCCTGATATGATTCACAAAAGTTTTCTCCCATATTCTAAGTCGCCAAAGCACTGGAAATGGTTATTCCAGCAGCTCGAAACGATCGTAATTGACGAAGTGCATGAGTTCCGGGGGATATTCGGGAGTCATGTCTCTCTTGTCTTCCGTCGACTCTCACGTCTGGCAGAATATTATGACTCTACTCCCCAGTACATCTGCTGTTCAGCAACCATTGGAAACCCGATTGAACACGCAGCATCCGTCACTGGACAACCGTCCTCTCAATTCACCCTTATTGACGACGATGCCAGCGCAACAGGTCCCCGCCATTGGATCTTTTGGAATCCCCCGATAAGAGAAAACGAGGAACACGATCCAAAGATCTCCACTGCCGATGGATTACCATCAACTACGGATAGAGATCCAAAAACAGGTCAGTCACCAACGGTGCCAGTTGAAGTCCCTCATCACAATGAGATCATCGGTGGCGAGCGTCGATCTCATCATCCAGAGACGGTTCAGTTGTTTTGTGATCTCGTTCAACGAGGCTATCAGACGCTAGTCTTCACACGAGCTAGACAGGGGACTGAGCAATATGCGAACTGGTGCGACAGCAAGCTCCGGAAGCGTGGCGAACACGAGCTTGCAGATCAAATTACTGCATACCACTCAGCGCTTCCGGACAAGCGGCGAACAACCATCGAAGCTGGCCTTCGAGACGGATCCATTCGTGGAGTTTGGAGTACGAACGCCCTCGAACTCGGAATTGACATCGGCAGTCTCGATGTCGTCCTCCTCGACGGTCACCCGGGAACCAATATGAGCACATTCCAGCGTGCAGGTCGTGCTGGACGAGGAGAGAGTCCAAGTCTGGTCGCCCTCGTCGCGAGTCCTAACCCATTGGACCAATATTGCATGGCGAATCCAGATCGTTTGTTCGATGGTGATCCAGAACAGGCAGCTGTCAACCCCTCAAACACACAAATATTAGATGACCATGTCTGCTGTGCGGCTCAAGAATTGTTCCTGGGAACCAATGATGAGTCCTACTTCGGCGACGAATATCCAACGACTGTTGCATCCCTCGATGAGGAAAACCAATTAGAGCGATTCAGTTCCCGAACCGGCCCTCGGTGGAAGTACATCGGAGAGGACAGCCCACAGCATACGATGGATATCCGTTCCATTGACGATCGGCAAATCGACCTTTACGATCGCCTGCGAGACAAGACACTCACCTCGTTACCGTTTGGGGACGCACTGCGTGATGCTCATCCCGGAGCGATATATCATCACCAGAAGGAAACTTACCGTGTGACGGAGGCAGATTTCGATGCTGACCGTGTGCTGCTAAAGTCGGTGAATACGATGGGTTACACCCGCCCACTCACTGAGAAGCAGATTATGGTCAAAGAAGAACTCAAGGCAAGCAAGCTGGCATCACACAAAACGATCTCAGTTGGGTTCGCGGACATCACAGTAGCAGAAAAAGTGACCGGCTACATGTTATACGATCATCCGTCAGATGAAGACGGGGTCGAGCGGGATTTTGACGAGCCGCTTCCTGAACGAACAATTCATACCCGTGGTCTCTATTTCACGATCCCGTCCCAGATTGAGGAGGACATTAAAGCAGTAAGCGAAAAAGAGGATGGATTCCTCGCGAGTATTCACGCTCTGGAACACGCACTAATCTCGCTGTTCCCGCTCGAGATACTCTGTGCTCGTCGCGACGTCGGCGGTCTCTCAACTGAATATCATCCTCATACGGGTCAGAGCACGATTTTCGTTCACGATGGCCATCCAGGTGGAGTAGGTCTCTCGCAAGAAGCGTTTGGGAAGTTAGAAACGATGCTCAAGCGGACGTTAGAGATGCTCCGTAGCTGCCCATGCGAAGATGGGTGTCCTTCATGTGTTCATTCCCCTCAGTGTGGGAACGCGAATCGAACACTGAACAAGCAGCTTGCAGTTCGTCTTGTGGAGCAACTGTTAGAAGTCCCTGTTCGGCACTAA